The sequence AGCAGGGGGGCGCGTTTCCAGTGGTCCAGCCGTATATCGGCGACCAATGCGATGAAAAAAACACCAACGTACTGATGTTCGACGGCCGCGCGATTTATCCGGAATATCTGTCGGATATTCGCGTGCTGGCGTGCCCGTCGAGCCCCGACGCATCCGATCGCGTCAAGGCCGGCTCCTGGAATCGCCCCGACGGACCCGGTGGCCAAAGGCGCGGCGGCTCGGTCAATCCGTGCCTGCTCGACCAGACCTCCTATCTGTACACGGGCTGGCTCCTGCGCACCGAAGACATCGCGGAGGTCGGCACCCGCGACCTATCGGAAATATTTCTTACGGCATTCAGGGATGTGTTGGAGAGCAAGGACCCCGGCCTGTTGGACCAGCCCTGGATGTTCGTCGACGATTTCGCGAAAGAGCACGAAATCATGCGCCTGCGCCAGGGGCTCAATCGCTTCCTGATCGAAGACATCAACGAACCGTCCAAGACTTCCCGCGCGGAGAGCGCCGTTGCCGTGATGTTTGACCGCGTTGACTTCGACCCCCAAGGGTTCAATCACGTGCCCGGCGGCGGTAATGTCCTTTACATGGACGGGCACGTCGAATTCTTGCGTTACCCGGGCGAATTCCCCGTTAGCCGGGCATGGGCCGAATTCATCGACCTGATGAACCTCTGAACAGGCGCCGGCGCGATGTACGGCTGGGTCAGCGGCCTCCCCATTGCCAGACCAGCTGCGCGATCTCCGGGCTGTTCTCTTGCGCGAGCATCAAGGGCGTCTTGCCCGCCGCGTCCTTCTTGTTCACGTCGGCGCCCTGCGTCACCAGGATTCGGACCATCTCCAGAGCCCCCGCCTGGATAGCCAGATGCAGGGGCGTGTTGCCGGCGCCATCCAGTGCGTCCGGGTCTGACCCAGCCGTCAGCAGGGGAAAGAGCACGTCCAACTGCTTGTGACGGACAGCCAGGTGCAGCGGAGTGTTGGCCTCTCCGTCACGTTCGTTGACGGACAGTCTGCCGCCGGCCCCGTAGCGGCTCCAGTCCTCCATGGCGGCGCGAAACAGGGTCTCATTGCCCTTGATCGCCGCGATGTGAAGCAATGTATGGCCCTCGGGCGTCTTCCGGTCGAGCTTGCCACCGTTAGCGAGCAGGAACCGCACCATTTCAACCTGCCCGTGCCACGCGGCCAGTTGCACGGCGTCCCAGCCGTCATTCGTCGTCAGAGTGGGGTCGGCGTAATAGCTGACCAATAACCGGGCCATCTCGAGGTTCCCGTGGCGCGCGGCGCGGTGCAGCGGTGTTACGCCGTCCGCGTCTTGCAGGTTCGCGCGCGCGCCGGAGCGCAACAGCTTCTCGACTGCGGCGAGGTCGCCGTCGCGCGCGGCGCGATGCAGCGCCGTGAGACCGTGCGCGTCCTGCCGGGCCGGGTTGTTCGGACGGCACGCGCACAGCGCCAGCGCCACGAACACGGCGGTCGCGCGCAAGCCCATATACAGCGGTCTTGTCCTTTTCTTGAACATGGCACTCTCCAATTATCACAATACAGATGAAGCGCCGCCCCTGCAAGGGCAGCCGCCGTGCCGGCGGCGAGGCGCGGAGCCGGTGCCGTCCGTGGAGAAGGAAGAATACGCCATCCTGGACCGCGTCCAGGACGCTCATTGGTGGTATCGCGGCTTATGCGCGATGCTTGAAGACGCGCTGGATAACGGCTTGCCGACAGGCCATCGCGATGCACGGCTATGCTGCGACGCGGGCTGCGGCGCGGGTGTCGCCTTTCCGGTGTTGCGCCAGTCGGCGCGGGTCATCGGCGTCGATTGCGCGGAGGAGGCGCTGCGTTTCTGCGTTCTTCGTGGCGAGCACAGGCTTGCCCGGGCTTCCGTGACGGCCATTCCTCTTGCCGATGCGTGTTTCGACCTCGTCGTGTCCTGCGACGTGCTCTATCATCGCGGTGTACACGATGAGGCATTGGCTGTGCGCGAAATGTGCCGCATCCTCAAACCGGGCGGCCTCCTGCTTGTCAATGTTCCCGCCTATGAATGGCTGCGTTCCTCGCACGACGCCGCCATACATACCGGCAGGCGTTTCACCCGTGCGCAAGTGATTCGTTTGCTTGATCAGAACGGATTCGAAACGGTCCGAGCGACGTACTGGAACACGCTGTTGTTTCCCATCGTCGCCGCGGTTCGTGTTTGGCGCAGGGCGGTCCCGCGTGCCCAGTCGGACCTGAGCGGCCCCCGGCCCGGCTGGCGCCAGGCCGCTCCCGCGGCCGTGCTTACCCTGGAACGGCGCATCCTCAGGCGGATTTCGCTCCCGTTCGGAGTGTCTATCTTCGCCGTCGCGCGCAAGGCGTAAGCCAGGCTGCCTGCGTTTTCCGTCGTATCAGCGTCCTGCGCGGCCCGTTGGTATGTTATTGCCTGTACGCGTTATACTTGCGGCGGGTTGGAACGGGGACAAGACTATTTCCCTTTCCGCCCGGGCCGTATGGCTATCCCGGGGAGCACGCGCCCGGACCTTTCCTGCGGCAAACGGAGACAATGGCGAATACGCGCAAAAAACTGGCCCGGCGCAGCATCGAGCGGCGCATCCTGACATCCATCCTGTGGGTGGGCGTCATTCCCATGGCCATTGCGCTCACCCTTGGGTATTTTGCCGCGCACGAGGGGCAACGCATCGCCGTACAGCAGAACCTGGAAACGGCTGCGAGCAAGACCGCGCTGGGCGTGCAACTGGCCATCAAGGGCCGCCAGCGCGGCGTTGTCCGGCTGACGCAAGACCCGATTATCACGGAGGCGCTCGGCCGCCTGCGTCTTGGCGAGACGATGGACCGGGACGCCGTCATGCAACGGCTCAGAAGCGAAACCTCGGCCGCTGCCGACCTTCAGTCCCGATTCCATCTCTACGATGCCGCTGGCCGGCACCTTGTGGGGACGGACGCCGCTTCGCCAGATGAAGAGGATCACCCCGAATGGGTGGGAACCATCGATTCCGTGCAATTCAAGAGCCTGTACCCCGCGTCCACGGGCGAAGGGTATACCGCCCGCGTCGTCGGCCCCGTGTATGCTCCCGGCTCCGAAACGGTTCTCGGTTTTGTCGCGGATGACCAGAATATCGAAGACTTGCTTCGTTTTGTGCTGCGCCAGGGCAGCTGGGAAGAAGGCCCGGTCGGCAGCAACGACGTCTACGAGGTAGTCTACCTGGGCGACCTGTTTTCCGCTACTGCATACCTCGATTCCGGCGTCGACCCTTCCGACCCGGACGTCACAGTCAGTCCCGTGGTCGAGACCAGCGTTGATCCCCAGCTGGCCGAGCTTTTGCGCAATGCCAGGAAGGACTTCGATTCCTTCTCGATCTGGAATTACCGGAGCCGCGGCGAGAGCATCCACGCGCTCATCGCCTATCACCGTCTCATGCCGGAGCGCAACCTCTTTATCGTGGTGTACCGGCCGCGCATGACCGTCTTCGCCAATATCAACCTCGCCGCGGTCATCAGCTTTGTTGTCAGCGTTATCATCATTGCGCTCTTCTGTATCGTCGCCTACCGCAACGTCCACAACAACATCATTCGCGCCGTTTCGCTGCTCAATGAAGGCGCGCAGATCATCAAGCAGGGGGATTACGAGCTTAAACTCAAGATTGGCACGGGCGACGAGATTGAACAACTTGCCAATTCCTTTAATGAGATGGCGTCGGCGTTGCGCCGTAATATCAAACAGCTCGAGGAATCAGAAGAAAAGTACCGCAGTCTGATTACCTCGATGCGTGACGGCATCTACCAGACCGATCCCGCCGGCCGCATCCTCTTCATGAATCCGGCGGGCGTCGAAATACTTGGTTTCCGCACCGTGGACGACGTCATGAGCCGTCATCTGCGCGAACTGTTCGTCGAGGAGGATGATTTTGTGCGGCTCACGCGCGAATTGGCCCGCCGCGGCTACATCGAACGCACCCGCGTCTGGATGCGCCGCAGTGACGACCGCGCCATTTGCGTCGAGATTACGGCGAACCGGGTCGAGAGCCGCGAAGGCGCGATCCTCGGCATGGAAGGCGCGTTTCGCGATGTGACGCAGAGCGTGCGTCTTGAACAGGAGGCCCGCGAACGGTCGGAGCGTATCAGCGCGATCAACCAGATTGCGAACGTCATCAACTCCAGCCTCGAGGCCGGGCGCGTCTACGAAAGTATCGTTGGCGAAGTGCGGAAGGTTGTCACGTTCGACTATGCCTCCGTTTCCCTCCAAGGGAAGGACGGGGACGGTTTTGAGACCCGGCAACTTTGGCCGGAGCCGGACGACGGCGGGGCCGCCGTGGTGCGCCGGGAAGAAGACTCGTCCTGTGTCGCATGGGTCGCGCGCGAAGGCCATACCTTGATCGTTGACAACCTCGGCGGCGCTTCCGCGGAACTCGCGCGCCAGTTCCCGCCAGGCACCTTGAGCTGTCTGTGCACGCCCCTGCACGCGAATGAGCGCATCATCGGCTCCCTCAACCTCGGGGCCGCCCGCAACAGCGCGTTTACTACGCACGACATCGAAGTGATGGAACAGATGGCCCCGCACGTCGCCATCGCCATTCGCAACGCGGTCCTGATGGACAACCTCCAGCATTCGCTCGACGAGGTCACGCAGGCCCGCGAAGAACTCCACCGCGTAAATGAGGAACTCAAGACCCTCGACGAGATGAAGACGAATCTGCTCTCCAACGTCTCGCACGAACTGCGCACGCCCCTTGTCGCCGTCATGGGGTATACCGACATGATCCTCAACGGCAAGGCGGGCCCCGTGAATGAGACGCAGCGGGAGTATCTCGGCATTACGCTGCGCAACGTCGAAAAGCTCGTCACCTTGATCGAGAATCTGCTGGACTTCTCCCGGTTGCACCGTGGCCAGGAGGAACTCGTGTTCGATGTGTTCGACATGGTCGATTGCGCCCTCACCAGCATTCAGATCATCCAGCCCGTGGCCGACAGCCGCGGCATTGCTGTGACGCTGAACGCGCCGCCGGAGCCCGTGCTGGTGGAAGGCGACAAGGGGAAACTGGGCCAAGTCTTCAACAATCTGCTTTCGAACGCGGTGAAGTTCAATCGGCAGGGCGGTCAGGTGTGCGTGGATATCCGCATCAACGGCGACAACGTCGAGGCGTCCGTCAGCGACACGGGCATTGGCATCCCGAAAGAGGCGCAAGACAAGGTGTTTACCCGCTTCTATCAATACGACGCCACGTCCACGCGCAAATATGGCGGCACCGGCATCGGCCTTTCCATCAGCCAGGACATCATGCGCCTGCATGGCAGCCGTATCACGATCCGCAGCGAAGAGGGTCGGGGCAGCACCTTCCTGTTCACGCTGCCGCTGAGCAATGTGCGCCACCCCGCGCCGGAGGGGCAGACGCCGCCGCTGCCCTTGCCGGTGGAAACGCACCTGCTCGTGTGCCTCGTGACGCAAGACCGCGCCCTGAGCGGGCAAGTGCGCAACATGCTTCTTTCCGAGCGCATGGATATCATCCACGCCGCGTATCCGGCGTTCGCGGTGACGCTGGTCAACCGGTACAACCCCGACTGCATGATCGTCGATACGCAGGTCGGCCCGCTGGGAAGCGTCGTACTCGACGAAATCCTCGCCGACCCGTCGGCGTCAAGCGTCCCGGTGATTCTATTGACCAACGACGACCACCTGTATGCCCGGTATCGTAACGTCGTCGCGGGGCGCATCAAGCGGGGGTTTCGGCGGAGCACACTGCTCAGCGGCATCCACTACGCCCTGAGCAAAGGCGTTAGCACAGGCGAACAATTGGGTCACAAGATTCTTACCGTCGACGATGACCGCGAAATCTGCACCTTTATCCGCCGGTGTCTGGAACCGGAAGGTCATGTGGTCGACCAGTGCGCCAGTGGCGAGGAAGCGCTCGAGCGGATGGCCACGGGCGAATATTGGCTGGTGTTGCTCGACATCGCCATGCCCGGCCTTGACGGGTGGGAAACCTGCGCCCGCATCAGGGCCAACCCGGCCCTCGCGGGTGTCAAAGTCTACCTCGTGACGGCCAAAGCCGTCGACAAGACCCTGCAGCAAATCCAGGAATCGGGAGCGGATGGATACCTGCTCAAACCGTTCAAAGCTGAAGACCTCTTAACGCTGATCCAGGGCTTTGAAACGTCACGAGGCGTGAAACTATCACCGTGAGAACCCGATCGCTTCCGCCTGCTGCCGTTCCAGACCGGCCCTTTCTGACCCTGTTGCGCTACAATGCGCCGTATTGGCGGGAATACGCCGCCGGCGCCGCGCTCGCGTCCATTCACGCGCTTCTCGGACTGGCCATGCCCCTGGTAGTCCGCGGCGTGGTCGGCGCGTTCGAATCCCGAACCATAACGGGAACGGGGCTGGCGGGTTTTGTCTGCGGATTGATAGGGGTGTTTCTTGTGGCGGGCGTGGCGCGCTATTTCCAGCGCACGCTGATGATTAACGCCTCGCGCAAGTTTGAGTACGACCTGCGCAACGATTACTACGCCCGCGTGCTGGCCTTGTCGCGCGCGTTCCTTAACCGGACCAGCACCGGCGACATCATGGCCCGCGCCACGAACGACATCAATTTCGCGCGCGACTTCATCGGCCCCGGCATCATGTATACGATTGACATGCTGCGTGTGCCGGCAAGCCTCGGCATGATGCTTTGGCTAAGCGTGAAATTGACCTTCATCGCCCTTGTGCCGCTGCCGTTTCTCTCCATCGTTGTCTATGTGCTCGTCCGTTACATCCACCGTCAGTCCCGGATTGTGCAGGAACAGTACGGAACAGTAACCGCGCGTGTCCAAGAAAACCTTGCGGGCGCGCGTGTCGTGAAGGCCTATGGCATCGCCGACCGCGAAGTGGCGCGTTTCCGCGAGGAATCCGAACGATATATGCGCGAAAACCTGCGTCTGGTGGCCATAACCTCCTTCGCGTGGCCGCTGATCGGGCTGTTGATTGGCGGCGCCATCCTGCTCATCATCTGGCGCGGTGGTGGTTACGTGATTCAGGGCTCTCTGCGTGTAGCGGACCTGACGGCCTTTCTCGTCTGCCTGATCATGCTTGCACTGCCCCTGGCCCAATTCGGCTGGGTGCTTACCCTGTACCAGCGCGGCGCGGTCGGAATGAACCGCATCAGCGAGGTGCTCGCGACGGAACCGGACATTCGGGACGGCGCGAGCACACGCCGCGACGCCTGTATCACGCACGGGGCGATCCGGTTTGAAGAGGTTTCTTTCGCGCACGGGCCGACGCCCGTACTGCAGAACGTATCGTTCGAAGCGCCCGCGGGCCGGGCCCTGGCCATCGTCGGGCCCACCGGTTCCGGCAAGAGCACCGTCGTGGCCCTGTTGACCCGCGAATACGATCCCCAGTCCGGGCGCATTTGCATCGACGGCGTCGACCTGCGCGAACTGCCCTTGGCCGTTCTGCGCGACGCTGTCGGCTGCGTGCCCCAGGATACCTTCATCTTTTCCGACACCATTCGGCGCAACCTTCTGCTGGGGCGGACCGGCGCCACCGATGCGGAGCTGCGCGATGCGTGTGAAGTAGCCCAGTTCGCGCCCGACGTGGCCGGGATGGCTATGGGATACGACACGCTGCTCGGCGAGCGCGGCATTAATCTGTCTGGCGGTCAGAAGCAACGCCTGGCCCTGGCCCGCGCCATTGTGCGCAACCCGCGCGTTCTCATCCTGGACGATGCCCTGTCGAGCGTCGACACCCACACGGAAGAACGCATTCTGCGCGGTTTGCGCGGCGTCATGGCCGCCCGCACAAGCATTATCATCTCCCACCGCATCTCGGCGGTACGCGAGGCGGACCTTATCCTTGTTCTTCAGGACGGGCGCATTGTCGAGCGCGGCAGTCACGCCGCGCTTATCGCGCACGGCGGCCTCTATGCCGGCATGTACCGGCGGCAGTTGCTCGAGAAGGCCCTGGAAGACGAATCGTGAGCGAAGGCTATCACCACGAAGACGAGGCGCCGCAACGCGCTTACGACGCGCGGCTCATGCGCCGTCTGCTCGGCTACGTGCGGCCCTACCGTCGCTGGATGTTGACAGCCGTCGCGCTACTGTGTGTCGTCGCGGTCATCAGCAACCTCACGCCGCTCCTCATCATGTGGTCCGTGGACCGTTATATCGCCAGTGCGCCGAACGTGCCGGGAGCAGGCGCGGAACACGCGGCGGACACCCAGGCCGCCGATGCCAGCATGGACAGACTGTTCCGCCTGACAACCATCCTGGCCGGCCTGATAGTGACAGAGGCCATTCTCCGTTACATCCAATTGTTGATTGTGTCCTTCGTGGGCCAGCGCACCATGCTCGAGATGCGGGTGGGGCTTTTCAACCACCTGCAGCGCATGCCGCTGAGTTTTCTCGACCGCCACCCCGTGGGCCGCCTCATGTCGCGCGTCACCAACGACGTGGAGCGCATACAGCAGACTATCGTGTCCGGCGTCGTCGATGTCTGCAGCGACCTGCTCACCCTGGCCGCGGTCCTCTGTTTCATGTTCGCCATCAACTGGGAACTGGCGCTCATTTCGCTCAGCCCCGTGCCTCTTGTCCTCGTTGTGAGCGCCTTGTTCCGCAAACATGCACAGCACTCATTCCTGGAAATCAGGCGCAAGATCGCCGGTCTCAGCGCGTACCTGCAGGAAACCCTCAGCGGCATGCGCGTCGTGCAGCTGTTCCGCCGCGAGCAAGCCTGCGCGGCGGAATTCGACCGCAAGAACGCGGACCATCGCGACGAGTGGTTCCGGCAGGTGCGCAACTTCGCCCTGTATTTTCCCGCCGTGGATTTCCTGGGCGCGCTCTCCGTTTCGCTGATAATCCTCTACTGCGGCGTTCAGTTCTTGCGCACGGAAGCCCTCGTGTCCGGCGTCGCCTCCGTGGGCACCCTGTTCGGCTACGTATTCTGGGCCGAACGCTTCTTCGGACCCATTCGGGCCCTGGCCGACCGCTACAACATGCTGCTCGAAGCGATGGCCTCATCTGAGCGTGTCTTTCAACTCCTGGATACCGCGCCTGACATACTGGACAAGCCGGGCGCGGCCGCTCCGCCCCAATGCGCGGGCAGGGTCGACTTCGATGGTGTGGGATTTGCCTACGAAGAAGGCCGGCCTGTGCTCCAGGATATCGACCTGCATATTGCGCCGGGGGAACGCGTCGCCATCGTGGGGCATACCGGCGCAGGCAAGAGCACGCTCATCAGCCTGCTTACCCGCTTCTACGACGTCACGGAAGGCGCCATCTGCGTCGATGGCGTCGATGTGCGGGACTACGAGCAGGTCGCGCTCCGCCGCAGGATTGGACTTGTGCTGCAGGACGTCTTTCTGTTTTCCGGTTCCGTCGCGGAAAACATCCGCCTGGGCAACCGCGATTTGGACGACGCCGTGGTGCGACAGTGCGCCGCCTATGTGAACGCGGCCCGATTCATCGAGCGGCTGCCCGGCGCATACGCATATGAAGTGGGCGAGCGCGGCTGCAATCTCTCGACGGGGCAGCGTCAGCTCCTTGCTTTTGCGCGAGCGCTTGCGCACGGCCCGCGCATTCTCGTGCTCGATGAGGCAACCTCGAGCGTGGACCCCGAATCCGAGGCGCTTATCCAGGACGCAATCAACAAGCTCCTGGCGGGCCGCACGTCGATCGTCATCGCGCACCGCCTGAGCACCATTCAGCACTGCGACCGCATCGTGGTCCTGCATCACGGCCGTATCCGCGAAATGGGCACGCACCAGGAACTCCTGGCCCTCGGCGGCTTGTATCGCACCCTATATGAGTTGCAGTATAGAGACCAGGCGCTCACGGAGAGGACATGATTCAAGCCCCTGACGGCGGCTCGAGACGCAAGGGTCCGCAGATGGACGATCACATAATTCAGGTCCGCTTGGAAACCGGGGACCGGAACCATATTCTCAGACAGGCCTCCCCTTCGCCGGAATTGCGGCGGATGTTGCGGCTCGGCCTCGTAGATGGCAACACGGTCGTCTGCCGCATGACGTCCCTGGACGTTGCCGAATTGCTCGACTGCATGTTTACGCTCTCGGAGAACGCCCCCAGAAAAGAAGACCGCGAACACTTCCGGCGCGTCTTGGTCCAGTTGACGGGGGAAATGAATGAAGAAGCGTCCGGCGGCGAGGCGCGCACGGACGCACCCGGCTTCGTTGAACCGCGCCACCCGTGGGCCGAACCGCCGCGGGATAATGGAAACGGAACTATGCCACAGATGGCAGGGCCGGATGTTGAGGCGCTGGCCCGTCTTGGGGACGAACCGATGCCCGAACTCTGCGACTTGTCGTTGCCGGAGCTCATCGCCCTGATAGATGGCGGCATTGGAGCGGACTCCAGCGTCGTGCTGCTGAATACGGACGTTGAGGCGGCGGCGGTGGAGGGGACCCGATTTCTCCGGAATGCCCGCACCTTTCTCCATGCCGTGGACGAGATGGGGCATATCAAGGCGACGGATGCCGGCAATCTGAATCGCGCCTTTGTCTCGCAGATGCTTGACAATCTCGACCTGGTGAAGGGTTATCGGGACAGGATTCGCCATTTCTGCAAGGCCATCAGGGAGTCCGACGTGCATCCCATTCACGTCCTGCGCATTGTGCTGACCCTCGCGGGGTTGCTCAGTCTGCGGCACGGACGGTTCCGCGTGACGCGCAAGGGCAAGAGCCTCATGAGGGAAGAGCACCTCACTCAACTCTATGCGAGGCTTTTCTTGACCTTCATTGACAAATTCAATCTGGCTTGCCTCGACTGCGGGCCTGAGTGCCCAGAAATCCAGGACGCCTACTGCTACACGCTTTACGCCGTGGCGCGCAAACTCAAGAAATGGGTCACGCCCAAGGCCATGGCGCAGCGCGTTCTGTTGCCGATGACCTACAAGTTGCTGAATCCCGTTGAATATGACATCGCGACATTGCTCACCAATACACGTATCCTGGAGCCGCTCGCGGAATTTGGCCTGCTTGAGGTCGAATACGCATATGAGCCCAAGGTGTTTTGGAGTGAACCGAAGCGCGTTCGCAAGACGCCCCTCTTCGACCGGTTCATAAGTTTCTCGTTCCCGGACACGGCGCTGGAAGAAGAGCAGGGCCCCTCGGGGCCGTAACAAACGAAGAGAGGACCGAATATGGAAGCAGTGACCTTCGTCATGCTGTTGATTGCCACGGACCAATTGCAGCAGCTACAGGGCGTACAGGTGGTCGACGCCCGGCCCATCGAAGCCTATGCCGCCGCGCATTTGCCTGGCGCGCTGCACCTCGACCCCGCCACACTCTCGGAGGAACGGGACGGCGTACAGGGATTGCTGAAACCCGTCGAGACGCTTGCCGCGCTGTTGTCTGAAGCCGGGTTGCAGCCCGCCCGTCACGTTGTCGTCTATTCCGGAATGGACAAGCCGGACGACCTCAAGAATGCGGCCCGGCTGTTCTGGATTCTGGAATATCTGGGTTTCCCCCGAGTATCGGTGCTGGACGGCGGTTTCGCAAAGTGGCGGGCTGAGGGCCGTCCTGTCGAAGCGGGGGCGCCGCCCGTGCCCCCGGAACCCGTGCCGGAACTCTCTCTGACGCCCCGCCCGGAATTGCTCGCTGTCCGCGAAGACGTGCTGGCGATTATCGGAACATCCCGCGGAACGTTGGTGGACATGCGGGCGCCGGAGGAATACGCCGGTCTCGCGAAGAAGGATTTCGTGTTGCGCGCCGGGCACATCCCGGGCGCGTGCAACCTGCCTGCAACCGACTTCGCCGTCAAGATGGGCAGCGATATCGCGCCCTACTACACTCTGCGGCCTGTGACTGAATTGAAGCAGGCCATTCAAGGAGACGCCTCCGCGCCGGTCATCACCTACTGCAATACCGGCCGCGACGCGTCCGTGGGTTATCTCGTGTACCGCTTGGCCGGAATTGACCGGGTTGCCGTGTACGACGGTTCCATGGCGGAGTGGGGGAATCACCCCGGCCTTAGTGTCGCGGGCCATGCGACGCAAGAGTGACCGGTCCAAGTGTGTCTGCATCCATAAAGCGGAGAGGAAGTGAGCATGGAGTATCGTCGCTTTGGAGGAACGGAGCTTCAAATCCCCGTAATCACCTGCGGCGCAATGCGCTTTCAGCAGAGCTGGAAAGACGACGACCCG is a genomic window of Candidatus Hydrogenedentota bacterium containing:
- a CDS encoding DUF1559 domain-containing protein, giving the protein MTRRGFTLIELLVVIAVISILAGMLLPALGRARESARRTSCSNNLRQLGLVLEMYASEQGGAFPVVQPYIGDQCDEKNTNVLMFDGRAIYPEYLSDIRVLACPSSPDASDRVKAGSWNRPDGPGGQRRGGSVNPCLLDQTSYLYTGWLLRTEDIAEVGTRDLSEIFLTAFRDVLESKDPGLLDQPWMFVDDFAKEHEIMRLRQGLNRFLIEDINEPSKTSRAESAVAVMFDRVDFDPQGFNHVPGGGNVLYMDGHVEFLRYPGEFPVSRAWAEFIDLMNL
- a CDS encoding ankyrin repeat domain-containing protein is translated as MFKKRTRPLYMGLRATAVFVALALCACRPNNPARQDAHGLTALHRAARDGDLAAVEKLLRSGARANLQDADGVTPLHRAARHGNLEMARLLVSYYADPTLTTNDGWDAVQLAAWHGQVEMVRFLLANGGKLDRKTPEGHTLLHIAAIKGNETLFRAAMEDWSRYGAGGRLSVNERDGEANTPLHLAVRHKQLDVLFPLLTAGSDPDALDGAGNTPLHLAIQAGALEMVRILVTQGADVNKKDAAGKTPLMLAQENSPEIAQLVWQWGGR
- a CDS encoding class I SAM-dependent methyltransferase — encoded protein: MEKEEYAILDRVQDAHWWYRGLCAMLEDALDNGLPTGHRDARLCCDAGCGAGVAFPVLRQSARVIGVDCAEEALRFCVLRGEHRLARASVTAIPLADACFDLVVSCDVLYHRGVHDEALAVREMCRILKPGGLLLVNVPAYEWLRSSHDAAIHTGRRFTRAQVIRLLDQNGFETVRATYWNTLLFPIVAAVRVWRRAVPRAQSDLSGPRPGWRQAAPAAVLTLERRILRRISLPFGVSIFAVARKA
- a CDS encoding response regulator, translating into MANTRKKLARRSIERRILTSILWVGVIPMAIALTLGYFAAHEGQRIAVQQNLETAASKTALGVQLAIKGRQRGVVRLTQDPIITEALGRLRLGETMDRDAVMQRLRSETSAAADLQSRFHLYDAAGRHLVGTDAASPDEEDHPEWVGTIDSVQFKSLYPASTGEGYTARVVGPVYAPGSETVLGFVADDQNIEDLLRFVLRQGSWEEGPVGSNDVYEVVYLGDLFSATAYLDSGVDPSDPDVTVSPVVETSVDPQLAELLRNARKDFDSFSIWNYRSRGESIHALIAYHRLMPERNLFIVVYRPRMTVFANINLAAVISFVVSVIIIALFCIVAYRNVHNNIIRAVSLLNEGAQIIKQGDYELKLKIGTGDEIEQLANSFNEMASALRRNIKQLEESEEKYRSLITSMRDGIYQTDPAGRILFMNPAGVEILGFRTVDDVMSRHLRELFVEEDDFVRLTRELARRGYIERTRVWMRRSDDRAICVEITANRVESREGAILGMEGAFRDVTQSVRLEQEARERSERISAINQIANVINSSLEAGRVYESIVGEVRKVVTFDYASVSLQGKDGDGFETRQLWPEPDDGGAAVVRREEDSSCVAWVAREGHTLIVDNLGGASAELARQFPPGTLSCLCTPLHANERIIGSLNLGAARNSAFTTHDIEVMEQMAPHVAIAIRNAVLMDNLQHSLDEVTQAREELHRVNEELKTLDEMKTNLLSNVSHELRTPLVAVMGYTDMILNGKAGPVNETQREYLGITLRNVEKLVTLIENLLDFSRLHRGQEELVFDVFDMVDCALTSIQIIQPVADSRGIAVTLNAPPEPVLVEGDKGKLGQVFNNLLSNAVKFNRQGGQVCVDIRINGDNVEASVSDTGIGIPKEAQDKVFTRFYQYDATSTRKYGGTGIGLSISQDIMRLHGSRITIRSEEGRGSTFLFTLPLSNVRHPAPEGQTPPLPLPVETHLLVCLVTQDRALSGQVRNMLLSERMDIIHAAYPAFAVTLVNRYNPDCMIVDTQVGPLGSVVLDEILADPSASSVPVILLTNDDHLYARYRNVVAGRIKRGFRRSTLLSGIHYALSKGVSTGEQLGHKILTVDDDREICTFIRRCLEPEGHVVDQCASGEEALERMATGEYWLVLLDIAMPGLDGWETCARIRANPALAGVKVYLVTAKAVDKTLQQIQESGADGYLLKPFKAEDLLTLIQGFETSRGVKLSP
- a CDS encoding ABC transporter ATP-binding protein, which translates into the protein MRTRSLPPAAVPDRPFLTLLRYNAPYWREYAAGAALASIHALLGLAMPLVVRGVVGAFESRTITGTGLAGFVCGLIGVFLVAGVARYFQRTLMINASRKFEYDLRNDYYARVLALSRAFLNRTSTGDIMARATNDINFARDFIGPGIMYTIDMLRVPASLGMMLWLSVKLTFIALVPLPFLSIVVYVLVRYIHRQSRIVQEQYGTVTARVQENLAGARVVKAYGIADREVARFREESERYMRENLRLVAITSFAWPLIGLLIGGAILLIIWRGGGYVIQGSLRVADLTAFLVCLIMLALPLAQFGWVLTLYQRGAVGMNRISEVLATEPDIRDGASTRRDACITHGAIRFEEVSFAHGPTPVLQNVSFEAPAGRALAIVGPTGSGKSTVVALLTREYDPQSGRICIDGVDLRELPLAVLRDAVGCVPQDTFIFSDTIRRNLLLGRTGATDAELRDACEVAQFAPDVAGMAMGYDTLLGERGINLSGGQKQRLALARAIVRNPRVLILDDALSSVDTHTEERILRGLRGVMAARTSIIISHRISAVREADLILVLQDGRIVERGSHAALIAHGGLYAGMYRRQLLEKALEDES
- a CDS encoding ABC transporter ATP-binding protein, which produces MSEGYHHEDEAPQRAYDARLMRRLLGYVRPYRRWMLTAVALLCVVAVISNLTPLLIMWSVDRYIASAPNVPGAGAEHAADTQAADASMDRLFRLTTILAGLIVTEAILRYIQLLIVSFVGQRTMLEMRVGLFNHLQRMPLSFLDRHPVGRLMSRVTNDVERIQQTIVSGVVDVCSDLLTLAAVLCFMFAINWELALISLSPVPLVLVVSALFRKHAQHSFLEIRRKIAGLSAYLQETLSGMRVVQLFRREQACAAEFDRKNADHRDEWFRQVRNFALYFPAVDFLGALSVSLIILYCGVQFLRTEALVSGVASVGTLFGYVFWAERFFGPIRALADRYNMLLEAMASSERVFQLLDTAPDILDKPGAAAPPQCAGRVDFDGVGFAYEEGRPVLQDIDLHIAPGERVAIVGHTGAGKSTLISLLTRFYDVTEGAICVDGVDVRDYEQVALRRRIGLVLQDVFLFSGSVAENIRLGNRDLDDAVVRQCAAYVNAARFIERLPGAYAYEVGERGCNLSTGQRQLLAFARALAHGPRILVLDEATSSVDPESEALIQDAINKLLAGRTSIVIAHRLSTIQHCDRIVVLHHGRIREMGTHQELLALGGLYRTLYELQYRDQALTERT
- a CDS encoding sulfurtransferase, which translates into the protein MEAVTFVMLLIATDQLQQLQGVQVVDARPIEAYAAAHLPGALHLDPATLSEERDGVQGLLKPVETLAALLSEAGLQPARHVVVYSGMDKPDDLKNAARLFWILEYLGFPRVSVLDGGFAKWRAEGRPVEAGAPPVPPEPVPELSLTPRPELLAVREDVLAIIGTSRGTLVDMRAPEEYAGLAKKDFVLRAGHIPGACNLPATDFAVKMGSDIAPYYTLRPVTELKQAIQGDASAPVITYCNTGRDASVGYLVYRLAGIDRVAVYDGSMAEWGNHPGLSVAGHATQE